Proteins encoded by one window of Halorubrum ruber:
- a CDS encoding anthranilate synthase component I family protein, whose protein sequence is MRRTVHTDRERFRAVAAAAPDGARVPVELRVDVDDPFDAYRRARDGPGGVFYETTGGQSGWGYFGVDPVERLTVSGEAVVAGGAADPADESDDPPSTGDYRRPSPSLSALEGVLDGERLARGDCDVPYPCGAFGWLSYDAARELEEFPPAAPDGPGAVDDRGLPRLRAVLFDRVAAWECPVDGDDADANDDPVTLRVTACPRVPDGFDDPDADHAALDALFDEGRTRAADLIDRIEDGDPAAGPAPDPTAESATFESDVGREGYADAVRRVKEYIREGDTFQANVSQRLTAPAAVHPVEAYDALRAVNPAPYSGLIEFGGQPSGVDLVSASPELLLAREPTDDPDRGARLVTEPIAGTRPRGDTDAADAGLETELTGDEKERAEHAMLVDLERNDLGKVSRFGTVEVSEYRRVDRYSEVMHLVSLIEGEARPDAGFADAVAACFPGGTITGAPKPRTMEIIDELEPTRRGPYTGSMFAAGFDGRATLNIVIRTLVRHAAEYHLRVGAGIVHDSDPDAEYEETLAKARALVSAVDEALAAGGMAVEAEGDPVEEAVER, encoded by the coding sequence ATGAGGCGAACGGTACACACCGACCGGGAGCGGTTCCGAGCGGTCGCGGCCGCGGCGCCGGACGGCGCGCGGGTCCCGGTCGAACTCCGGGTCGACGTCGACGACCCCTTCGACGCCTACCGCCGGGCGCGCGACGGCCCCGGCGGCGTCTTCTACGAGACGACCGGCGGCCAGTCCGGCTGGGGGTACTTCGGCGTCGACCCGGTCGAGCGGCTGACCGTCTCCGGCGAGGCGGTCGTCGCGGGCGGTGCGGCCGATCCTGCTGACGAGAGTGACGACCCGCCGTCGACCGGCGACTACCGTCGCCCGTCACCCTCACTCTCGGCGCTGGAGGGCGTCCTCGACGGCGAGCGGCTGGCGCGCGGCGACTGCGACGTGCCGTACCCCTGCGGCGCGTTCGGCTGGCTCTCCTACGACGCCGCCCGCGAGCTGGAGGAGTTCCCGCCCGCAGCGCCCGACGGTCCGGGAGCGGTCGACGACCGCGGGCTCCCGCGGCTCCGGGCCGTCCTCTTCGACCGTGTCGCGGCGTGGGAGTGCCCGGTGGACGGCGACGACGCCGACGCGAACGACGACCCCGTCACGCTTCGAGTGACCGCCTGTCCCCGCGTCCCGGACGGATTCGACGACCCCGACGCTGACCACGCCGCGCTCGACGCCCTGTTCGACGAGGGGCGGACGCGGGCCGCCGACCTGATAGACCGGATCGAGGACGGCGACCCGGCCGCGGGACCGGCGCCGGACCCGACCGCCGAGAGCGCGACCTTCGAGAGCGACGTGGGCCGCGAGGGGTACGCCGACGCGGTCCGGCGGGTCAAGGAGTACATTCGCGAGGGCGACACGTTCCAGGCGAACGTCTCCCAGCGGCTCACCGCGCCGGCCGCGGTCCACCCGGTCGAGGCGTACGACGCGCTCCGGGCAGTGAACCCGGCGCCGTACTCCGGGCTGATCGAGTTCGGCGGCCAGCCGAGCGGCGTCGACCTCGTGAGCGCGAGCCCGGAGCTCCTCTTGGCGCGCGAGCCGACCGACGACCCCGACCGCGGCGCGCGCCTCGTCACGGAGCCGATAGCGGGGACACGACCGCGAGGGGACACGGACGCCGCCGACGCCGGACTGGAGACCGAGCTGACCGGCGACGAGAAGGAGCGCGCCGAACACGCGATGTTGGTCGACCTCGAACGCAACGACCTCGGGAAGGTGTCGCGGTTCGGCACGGTCGAGGTGAGCGAGTACCGCCGCGTCGACCGGTACAGCGAGGTGATGCACCTCGTGAGCCTGATCGAGGGGGAGGCCCGCCCTGACGCCGGGTTCGCGGACGCGGTCGCGGCCTGCTTCCCCGGCGGGACCATCACGGGCGCGCCGAAGCCACGGACGATGGAGATCATCGACGAGTTGGAGCCGACGCGCCGGGGGCCGTACACCGGGTCGATGTTCGCGGCCGGGTTCGACGGGCGCGCGACGCTGAACATCGTCATCCGGACGCTCGTGCGCCACGCGGCGGAGTACCACCTCCGGGTCGGCGCGGGGATCGTCCACGACTCCGACCCGGACGCCGAGTACGAGGAGACGCTCGCGAAGGCACGCGCCCTCGTCAGCGCGGTCGACGAGGCGCTCGCCGCCGGCGGGATGGCGGTCGAGGCCGAGGGTGACCCCGTGGAGGAGGCGGTGGAGCGATGA
- a CDS encoding anthranilate synthase component II: MTGSAAETMKRGWRPGAGDSDARVLVVDNYDSFAYNLVQYVGEVAGAVTVRRNDAVDLAGIRALDPDGVVVSPGPGTPADAGISTAVFELDRPVFGVCLGHQALCASRGSRVGHAPEVVHGKPSTITHDGEGVFDGLPDRLRVGRYHSLCVEREDLPDELVETARTDEEREVVMGVRHREKPHVGVQFHPESILTPRGKRLVRNFVEVCEAHE; the protein is encoded by the coding sequence ATGACCGGGTCGGCGGCTGAGACGATGAAACGCGGCTGGCGCCCCGGCGCGGGCGACTCGGACGCCCGGGTCCTCGTCGTCGACAACTACGACTCGTTCGCGTACAACCTCGTCCAGTACGTTGGCGAGGTCGCCGGCGCGGTGACGGTCCGGCGGAACGACGCGGTCGACCTCGCGGGGATCCGCGCGCTCGATCCCGACGGCGTCGTCGTCTCGCCAGGGCCGGGGACGCCGGCCGACGCGGGGATTTCGACCGCGGTCTTCGAACTCGACCGGCCCGTGTTCGGCGTCTGCCTCGGCCATCAGGCGCTTTGCGCCAGCCGCGGGAGCCGCGTCGGCCACGCGCCGGAGGTCGTCCACGGGAAGCCCTCGACGATCACCCACGACGGCGAGGGGGTCTTCGACGGCCTCCCCGACCGCCTGCGCGTCGGCCGGTACCACTCGCTGTGCGTCGAGCGCGAGGACCTCCCGGACGAACTGGTCGAGACTGCGCGCACCGACGAGGAGCGCGAGGTCGTGATGGGCGTGCGCCACCGCGAGAAGCCGCACGTCGGCGTCCAGTTCCACCCGGAGAGCATCCTCACGCCCCGCGGGAAGCGACTGGTCCGGAACTTCGTGGAGGTGTGCGAAGCGCATGAGTGA